AAGGGGAACATAGAACAAGATGGATGATAACTCCCCCTaaccacacactcacagtcactaTGGTTTGACCTCAGTTGACCCCATGGCCCCTCAACAGCCTCACATCCCATTGACTGAGGTTAAATAGGGGTTTTTGCCTTTGGGGTTTTTAttgcagagaaaagaaaagaaaagttgctTCACTGTAACCCGTCAGCAGTGTCAGAGAGTTTGCCAGGTAACATCTGCATCCGGAAGACAGATAagcaataataatacaataagaTTTCAGCTTCTTACTTACTCATTTGGTCTGtaaaatgtgagaaaacagTGGGACTTTACATCAATGTAAATGTCTGTAACGAACAGTCACCAGAAGAGCTATCCAAAGCTTATGCAGGAGAGGACACATTAAAGTTTGTGTGTAAGTTCTGTGAAGAAGAACCACAGAAAAGTACTGACAGCTTGCAAAACAAATAGCATGAATTAGCTGCCTTGCTAGCTTTCTTCACCTGGGGGCTTTTAAGTGTTGCTCAGCTCACTCCATACCTCTAATTAGCTGTTGAAGCAGCTTTATAATAGAGGATGATGACAGAGGATGACACACAATTAAATTACCTACCAACTATGTTTGTTTTCCTTACTGCAATGAAATTTGATACTGACATTACTCCAGATGTCAAAATGCCCCAAATGTGACACTACacatgcaataaaataaaaaaaacacatgagaaAATTATAAAATATTGTTCTGCCATCAATATTTCTCTTGAAATCAACAGTTGGTTCCTTCACCACTGTGGAGGATCTTCATTGATGTGACCAGATTGTCCAACATCACAATACCAGCCTTCTGACTGACAGATGTTTGATCTAAAGCCACCACTTCTGTCACCCTCCACCTTGGcaccacctgtcaatcaaacccctctgtctctctctctctctctctcagtctccaGGGATACTCCAGCTGGTCAAGAATGTGAGGACTGAAGGAGGTCTTTGTCCCTGTGGTATTCTGACACAGCCCCCTTTCTCATCTTTTCATTCACAGGGATGCCTGCTCAGCACTTCtgtaaaaagcaacaaaacagaactgCATCTTGGGACCCGACGCTGGCATTCCTTCTGGATAACAACCTGATCTCAGGAGCATGTTCATCAAACATGAGCCCCAATAGAGAGGTTTGAATAACGCTACAGGAAGTTCCTCTGACACTGTATCAAACGTGGTAAGGATTTGCGAGTACCATCATTCTGATAATCAATGAAATCACAAGTTCAGCTAAGAAATAATTTCTGTCTTCGATAGTTTTTGTTTAAGAGCATCAAAGAAGAACTAATTCATGGTAGGCTAAATTATCATGTTAcgttagaaaaaaacaataggCTAATGCAGTAGGCCTACGAGCAGAGGACATAATGCTAGCAAGATAGTTAGCATTTTAAAGCTGTATTAAGTCACTGAAATcacaaataaaagcagtttcATGATAGAAATCAGTGTTTTCTCTAGCATACAGGAGAGTTTGCTCGCTGAGatactgctaatgttagcgtaGCTTGTTTCTTGGACTCAGCTCTTTTACAACGAGCCATTCCATACAACAACAGTAGCCATATTTTCACACCCACAGTGCTGAAattatgtatgtttttaaatcaatctctTCTCAAGGGTATAAGCAATAGTTAGAAATCTCAAAGACTTGTTCCTTGTTTCCTGCTAAGGGGCGAAGTTAACAATAAGCTCCCTAAAAGTCCAGGGGTAAACTCTCGGAAGAATTTTGCgccacatttttaaacaaattagGCTAAGTCCTCTCTAATACAGCATTTGAGCAAACCCATTTTAGTAAACATACCCCAAGCAGCAGAAACCTGGCACCGGGTCCTGTATCTTTTTTGCTTAATTAACCACAATTTGATGTACTGTGACAAAGTATTtatatccaaaaaaaaacaacaaccacagaacATGCGTGGCAATTACTCAAATGAACCTTGTTAACAGCCTTCACTGCACCAGGATCTTTAGCAGCCCATTAGGTTGGACACATtgcacacacagttacacacacacaggagcatgCAACATACATCTGCTCTTTAGCACCTTTCCCCACAGTGTTAGCTTGCTCGCTTCCAACCATTAGACCCATTAGAGGCCAATTAACACCGACACAAAGCTTCCTTCCTGTTTTATGGCACCGTAAACAAAACCTGCAGGCTCGCCCTTGGGCTCACCACTGCTCAATAGCCCATAATGTAACACAGAATAACTCATTAGTTTAAGTAATGTGCTGCCTTTGGTGGACAGGTACATGAGCACTGCACTGCAGAATCAGTCACACAGGACTGCACATAAACCTAGGGGTAATTGGCAGGTTGCAGGCACGGATGTAGCCTATACCTTTACTGAATCATAAAATACTGCTCTATAGTTCCTTTATTCTCTATAGTTGTAAATCTTAAGTAATGACAGCACGGGTCAAGACAATAGCTTCCATCTAGTGACACATTAACCACATTGTCCCCCTTATCTCAAGTGCATCAATGGGATATGTCTAGCAGTTGATAAACCAACTCATAATCCCTATCGTAGTGCACATGGCTTTCGTAAAGCAGAAGCAGGTTGTTTGAAGTGCCCTATGTGGGTCACTCTTCGCGAACTGTGTCAGAATTGGCCAACAGATAAGCACCATACGGGTCTTTTCCGCGTCTTTAAGTTGTCTTCCAGACGGTTTATGGAGCAAACATTTGAGCGTGCATGCTGGAGCACGTCACAGGCACGGGCCGTCCTGAAAGGAGAAGTTGATGTGAcacacttccaaaaaaaaaaaaaaaaaaaaatcaactcagCTATCCTACGATTATTTTAAAGACTTGTGCTCAAAAAGTTTATGGCACACTCGCATTTCCAATCTCCTCACGTGTTAAGAAATATGCGTGTATGCACCAGCGGAATTAAACAAAGTGCTGGTTCCCCCTGAGCATGTTGGATTTTTAAAGCTTGGGGGGGAAGCTTACACACTAGTCCTGCAAAAACGATAACGATACGGAAAACCAACCTGAAAAATCTGAAGCTCCCTTGGTGCGGTCGCAGAGCACCGACAGACACGTTATTCCCAACAGGAGCGCATAAGTGACGGCTGAGAGAGTCCCATCTGAGAAGAACATCCTTGAAACCTCGAAGTTTTGGGCTCTCTCCGGAGCATTAGAAAGTCCAACAGAAGCGGCAGCATTTGGGTTTCAGGAGATGTTAGCTCCCATGTTTCTACTCTTCTCCCCTCATCCTCCTGCCACAAAGCAGCACGCCGCTGTGAGAGAGCCCGGGGGTCGAGGTTCCTCCACACTGGAGCAgtgcactgctgctgctctgtgagaGCACTGCTATCTgcgtgttgtgttgtgttgaggAAGCAGGCAGCCCACCTGGGATACCGCCGCTGCCCTGCATGGTCTCAAAGACCCTGAGTTAGGCTACTTACCAGGCAAACGCAAGGGGGCAAATAACCCCCCTAAATCAACtttctgtattatgttttatgttgaaaatgacttcAGTAGGCCTACATGCTGCCTCAACTTCTCAAGTAGCCATGCTGTTCTGCGTAACTATAGCCTAATTGTTTCCCACGTGTTTTAATATTTCCATTGCATTTCAGATGCAATAGCGAGCAGCTCAAATTTGTATTCACCAGACGGATAAGAAAGTCAATATTTTACATGTAGGTTTACAACACAGTAGCCTGTAAGAACTAAAAACTGTcaactggttaaaaaaaaaaaacttttgataGCCTATTTCATTTAGTTTAAAACCACCGAATAGAACTAATGGATGATTTGACTTTGGTGTGTACAGTCCTATTATCATTATCAATCGATAAACTTATATCAATACCATCATAAACTCCATATTTATGggctatctaaaacatgttctCTATATTGTGAGAAGCTCACTTGTCCAAAAAAACACCATGAGCAGAATGTCTCATGATGAAAGTATATTGAAGGCAACAGTCAGGTTCATGACTCTAATGCAACAAGTTGAGGCCTTTGATTTCAttagatttcatttcatttgataaTGGCATTTCGGGGGTTGGTACTGATAAGAGCAGAGTGGCATCCAAATCAGGGTCAAATCATGTATGTTGTTTAACATAGAGGCTACATGTCATCATGGACTTTCACTTATAGTCAGGGGGCGTCACCATGGATTTCTGGGCCCTGTGAAAAGAGGGGCCCACACATccattacacaaaaaaaaaccttcaattaAGATTGTTAAAAATCTTCTCCTTCAGAAATTGCTGATACTATGCATTTTAAAATTTACTGATCAACACTATCAGAAAGTAGGCAACTAAAAGTTTTAACTATGTCTTTTTACAAGAAAGGTCTAAGAGAAGATTGAGTCCATCGAAAactgcaagcaaactcctgcacactgtcttaattACACAAGTACTGTAtatacttcaaaaaagtaatggaagttACCATCTTCACTCGCAGGATTTACACCTTCTAACCATCCCTAAAGCCCGTACcgaattaggaaaaagggcgttcaagtatgTTGCTCCCTCTTCctggaatcggttgcaagatactttaaatcttcgggagctggtttccttgaatgttttttaaaggttgtcttaatgatctggaggcagaaatatctgattGTAGATGTTTTAGATAACTCGTATTGcccctttttgatcgctttgttgctgatgacagattctgatgaatggttctttttgtgattcctgtatttatgttcattgttgttaagtgttttatgtctgaaaccctgtaattgtgctgctgcctgtcttggccatggacgctcttgtaaaagagatttttaatctcaatgagactttttcctggttaaataaaggttaaataaaaataaaatatgtgccATGGCATAACAAAAAGATATTGAAAGAATTTGACTATAGGCTATATAAGTGTACAATGCTGGTAAGTTTGTAACAACTTAAAATAGCTACAACTTTGTGTAACATCctgaaaaacacaatgcagtttaaattaaacaataacAATGAATTTCATCATGtaatattgtaaatattgaaCAAATAGTCAAAAATGTGTAaggaatccccccccccccccccccccccacacacacacacacattaatgcatTCAAATAATCATTCATTCATGAACAATTTGCAGTGCCTACCCTTTAACACTTAActtttaaatacattatttttttgaatTGGTTCAAGAGAATCGAAGTGGGGGGGGGACTCGTGTTCATGTATGTCGACTGTGAACTCATAACCGGACAGTAAGGCTGATTATGATTCACGACACAGTTACGCCATCTCGTGGACACTTGACTGCATTGCAGATGCGGGTAAAATCGCGTTTCTCTCACGTTTGCCCTACGCAGCTTCCGTACACGCTCCCATATGGCCACAGAAGGTCAGTCATGGCAGCCTGCGTGAAGGGACTTGACAAATGTATGTTTTCCTTGAGGTTACTACGAAACCACCAACTCCAAAATGAACGTAAGTGAACCGAACAAACTATCTGTTATCGGTTTTACTTCCTAGCTTGCTGTTATGATTCTAGATATTATCGTTTTAAGGTACATCCAAATATAAGCTAACGTAGCTAACATACCCTTAGCTAACAAATTCAACCTTATACGTTACGTGTTACCTGTATCGATCACCAATGATTCATGTGTTGTTTCTTATTTGTTCCAGGGTTTTTGTCCACATCGCTGTGTCGTCTTAATGCCGAGCAGCCACCGAAATTTACTCCTCCACCTAAACCTGTCATCATAgacaaaacacagactgaagcATCTTTAAGGAAGTATGACACTTTGTTGTTAAACAGACACGACATCACTGACACTCACAGATATTACGAACATGTGTGTACTATGTAGAGTAAatgttgtctctgtctctcaggttTCTGAGCCCAGAGTTCGTCCCTCCAAGACAGAGAGCAGATCCTTTCAAGTTTTTCATAGAGAGGAAAGACATGATTCGCAGGAGGAAAGTGCTCAACATCCCAGAATTCTATGTTGGTAAGAAACCTGAGATATTTCCTCTGATGTGAAGAGTTTAAAGAGTCCCTAAACCTTTTCCTTTGTCTCATCCTCAAAACCAACAAGTGAAATTACTGCAACTAGCTCTACtcttaacagaaataaacatggtgTCCTAGTTTCTTCAAAGAGAAGGGGTCAAAGTTACTCCAACTTTTCTCTTATTTCCTGTTTCAGGTTTACAATAAATTTTAAGTGTTTAATTTGAAGTTTTGTTATCCATGCCTcgccccacccccttgctccctatccctcttcctgcatcttatcccatctctccccctatccctttccaagcccggcgcagtctagtcctgtgaaggctgtttcgtcatgagccggggatccggcctgaagatttctgccttttaataaggcagttttttcttaacactgtaacttttgctactTTGCTAAAGtgttcatgatggataggccggatctttgtaatataacaatgagtaaggtctttttacctgctcttttgtaatgttaacagacaatgagtaaggtattttacctgcttcttgtaaagtgtctcgagataacacttgttatgagttgatgctatacaaataaaaattgattgattgattgattgattatcaTTGACTTATTAACCTCAATTGATCCGAAACGCAGCCTGAGCTCctctgtttgtgcttttttttttttaaaaagtagttcTCACACCTTAgcttaacttttttattttgcctaGGGATGTACAGATCTGACTTTTAGAAAAAAGTTTAGATACCGGTACTTTATTTACAAGTTGTGTGCCTCAGTGTGCAGGGACTGGGATCAGTGCTAAATCACCTTTAATTAAATCTCAGCACACTTGAAATATCAGGGGAAAGTGCACCACCAGCTTTTTGAAATCTGACAAAATCCTAATGATGCTGGTTGAGTGTTTTTATCAGGAGCATGAAACACTTGAACAGAACTTCATGTCACGATCTCTTCAGGAGCTGAGCACCCtaaaatttaaatgaattctGTTATGAAATCATGTTTGTCTACAGGCATACATACTAGTAAGAATAGGAGACTGCCAGCAGGAAAGGCACCGTTTCATGTTCAGGCTTCTATGTTCAACAACACCTGGCACCGATATTTAGAGTTTGTATTGTGtagaataaaacatgtaaatacaaaaaaaaaatcacagcactaACTACAATAAATAATTATGTTGTTTGTAAATCATTTGCTACAATATTACATCTTTACAGATTATTTTGTAATTAACTCAGCAGATATaagctgtttttcttcaaagaTGTCTTAATGATTCTAATCTAAATGATGTCGCTGATTTGAATGTGTTCAGGGAGCATCCTGGCAGTGACCATGGGCGACCCTAACGCCAGTGGGAAAAGTAACCGTTTTGTCGGTATCTGTATCCAGAGGGGCGGGAAGGGGCTGGGAGCCTCATTTGTCCTGAGGAACATCATTGATAACCAAGGTGAGTTTAAATTAGTATCAGTCTCAGTGCTGCTTTACTCAAatgtcacacagactcaaatgTTATTTGTCAatgtgaatatattcatttcAGCGTCTGTACCTTTCACTAAAGTCTAAATTAtgactttaaacttttttcttttgtcaaaccGAAGCCTGCTTAATTTGAGATATCTCTGTAACAATAACATAAAAGATAACAATGAGTCCTTTTATAAAGTGCACACTGCAT
The Labrus mixtus chromosome 12, fLabMix1.1, whole genome shotgun sequence genome window above contains:
- the mrpl19 gene encoding 39S ribosomal protein L19, mitochondrial, whose protein sequence is MAACVKGLDKCMFSLRLLRNHQLQNERFLSTSLCRLNAEQPPKFTPPPKPVIIDKTQTEASLRKFLSPEFVPPRQRADPFKFFIERKDMIRRRKVLNIPEFYVGSILAVTMGDPNASGKSNRFVGICIQRGGKGLGASFVLRNIIDNQGVEICYELYSPRIQQIEVLKLEKRLDDNLMYLRDAMSEYSTVDPNMKPVPFSPTGEVPVNQLRVRMRPKPWSKRWERPRFNIKGIRFELALTPEQMEHAQKWEQPWNEYDMMKEYDTSTLEEQVRSEVQREMSK